A stretch of the Microcella sp. genome encodes the following:
- a CDS encoding ATP-dependent zinc protease family protein: MREPAHLSTIAGWREWVGIPSANVPWVKAKLDTGARTSSLHAFDIEVVDEGGAERVRFWVRPWQESSDDAVQVECPIHDRRTVRSSSGHTEERIVVMLDITMLGQRFAAEVTLTNRDAMGFRMLIGRQALRRRFIVDPSRSFLGGRAPKEVRRTNRGK, from the coding sequence GTGAGAGAGCCTGCCCATCTAAGCACCATCGCGGGGTGGCGCGAGTGGGTCGGTATTCCCAGCGCGAACGTGCCGTGGGTCAAGGCCAAACTCGACACGGGAGCGCGCACCTCGTCACTGCACGCCTTCGACATCGAGGTGGTCGACGAGGGCGGCGCGGAGCGTGTGCGGTTCTGGGTGAGGCCGTGGCAAGAATCGTCTGATGACGCGGTGCAAGTCGAATGCCCCATCCACGATCGGCGCACCGTGCGCAGCTCGTCAGGCCACACCGAAGAGCGCATCGTGGTGATGCTCGACATCACCATGCTCGGGCAACGGTTCGCGGCCGAGGTCACGTTGACCAATCGCGATGCGATGGGCTTCCGGATGCTCATCGGCCGTCAAGCGCTGCGCCGACGATTCATCGTCGACCCGTCGCGGTCGTTCCTCGGCGGGCGTGCCCCCAAAGAGGTGCGCCGCACCAACCGCGGCAAATGA
- a CDS encoding transglutaminase-like domain-containing protein, translating into MSSTRRRVACEIDASLGEPTGIVLAVAVADDVGLSIDERLEVRVNDEPVALDEVRGPGGTRWHTAQLDAGILSVRYAATVEGRASDHTVAPLDRVLYVRPSRYVQSDELAGPLIDTEIIERLTELPDAERVIAARDWVAENLDYVIGSTQPTDGLPEVLATGQGVCRDFAHVLAGVLRATDLPARIVSVYAPQLEPMDFHAVVEAVVDDEWVVLDATGLAPRENMLRIATGRDAADTAFLANDGSALELIRITVTADADELVVEDPGVRVHLG; encoded by the coding sequence ATGTCCTCCACCCGTCGCCGTGTCGCGTGCGAGATCGACGCCTCGCTCGGCGAGCCGACGGGCATCGTGCTCGCCGTGGCGGTCGCTGACGACGTGGGCCTGTCGATCGACGAGCGGCTCGAGGTGCGTGTCAACGATGAGCCTGTCGCCCTCGACGAGGTGCGCGGCCCTGGCGGCACTCGGTGGCACACCGCGCAGCTCGATGCGGGCATCCTGAGCGTGCGCTACGCGGCTACGGTCGAGGGTCGCGCGAGCGATCACACGGTGGCGCCGCTCGACCGCGTGCTCTACGTGCGGCCGAGCCGCTACGTGCAGAGCGACGAGTTGGCGGGGCCGCTGATCGACACCGAGATCATCGAGCGGCTGACCGAGCTGCCCGATGCCGAGCGCGTGATCGCCGCGCGCGACTGGGTCGCCGAGAACCTCGACTACGTCATCGGCTCGACGCAGCCGACCGACGGGCTGCCCGAGGTGCTCGCCACGGGCCAGGGCGTCTGCCGCGACTTCGCCCACGTGCTCGCGGGAGTGCTGCGGGCCACCGACCTGCCCGCGCGCATCGTCTCCGTTTATGCGCCGCAACTCGAGCCGATGGACTTTCACGCGGTCGTCGAAGCGGTGGTCGACGACGAGTGGGTCGTGCTCGATGCCACCGGGCTCGCCCCGCGCGAAAACATGCTGCGCATCGCGACCGGCCGAGATGCCGCTGACACCGCGTTTCTCGCCAACGACGGCTCGGCGCTCGAGCTCATCCGCATCACCGTCACGGCTGATGCAGACGAGCTCGTGGTCGAAGACCCGGGCGTGCGCGTGCATCTCGGTTGA
- the argS gene encoding arginine--tRNA ligase, producing MNPDQLAAALLTVVVSAVERRDAAAAGGLTVADIALERPRNRDHGDWATSVALKTAKTIGMPPRAFADELVPGILAIDGVAAVDVAGPGFVNIRLEAGAAGELARTIVEAGDAYGHTEALAGQTINLEFVSANPTGPLHIGHTRWAALGDSLARVLKASGAEVASEFYINDAGVQMDLFGESVLAAALGEPAPENGYPGQYIADLGARALTEHPDLETMPREQAVELVRELAYGWQLAEIRDSLAAFNVSFDVWFSERQLHEPAGSSPIDQAVDRLRAQGHVFDLDDAIWVRTTDFGDDKDRVIKRGNGVYTYFAADAAYYLSKRDRGFGHTIYLLGADHHGYVHRLKALAGAAGDDPDRDIEVLIGQLVSINGARLSKRAGNIIELNDLRAWLGTDALRFSLARYPADSPLTLDPELLQKRTNDNPVFYVQYAHARTHQVARNAAAAGVTREQFDASQLIDETESVLLGALAEFPRIVAQAATLREPHRVARYLEELAASYHRWYDTCRVAPQGDEPVQPVHSARLWLSDAAGQVLRNGLTLIGVSAPERM from the coding sequence GTGAATCCCGACCAGCTCGCCGCCGCTCTGCTCACCGTCGTCGTCAGCGCGGTCGAGCGACGAGACGCGGCTGCCGCCGGTGGGTTGACGGTCGCCGACATCGCGCTCGAGCGTCCGCGCAATCGTGACCACGGCGACTGGGCGACGTCGGTCGCGCTCAAGACGGCGAAGACGATCGGGATGCCCCCGCGTGCTTTCGCGGACGAGCTCGTGCCCGGCATCCTGGCCATTGACGGTGTGGCTGCCGTCGACGTCGCCGGGCCGGGTTTTGTGAACATCCGTCTCGAAGCCGGTGCGGCGGGCGAACTCGCTCGCACGATCGTCGAGGCGGGCGACGCATACGGCCACACCGAGGCGCTCGCCGGGCAGACCATCAATCTCGAGTTCGTCTCCGCGAACCCGACCGGCCCGCTGCACATCGGTCACACCCGCTGGGCTGCGCTGGGCGACTCGCTCGCTCGCGTGCTGAAGGCCAGCGGTGCTGAAGTGGCGAGCGAGTTCTACATCAACGACGCCGGCGTGCAGATGGACCTCTTCGGCGAATCGGTGCTCGCCGCGGCGCTCGGCGAGCCCGCGCCCGAGAACGGCTACCCGGGCCAGTACATCGCCGACCTGGGGGCGCGAGCCCTGACCGAGCATCCCGATCTCGAGACGATGCCGCGCGAGCAGGCCGTCGAGCTCGTGCGCGAACTGGCGTACGGCTGGCAACTCGCCGAGATTCGCGATTCGCTCGCCGCGTTTAACGTGAGCTTCGACGTGTGGTTCAGCGAGCGCCAGCTGCACGAACCGGCGGGTTCCAGTCCGATCGATCAGGCGGTCGACCGGTTGCGTGCGCAAGGCCATGTCTTCGACCTCGATGATGCGATCTGGGTGCGCACGACCGACTTCGGCGACGACAAAGACCGCGTCATCAAGCGGGGCAACGGGGTCTACACCTACTTCGCGGCCGACGCGGCCTACTACCTGTCGAAGCGCGATCGCGGCTTCGGCCACACGATCTACTTGCTGGGCGCCGACCACCACGGCTACGTGCACCGCCTCAAGGCGCTCGCCGGAGCCGCGGGAGACGACCCCGACCGCGACATCGAGGTGCTCATCGGGCAGCTCGTGAGCATCAACGGTGCTCGACTCAGCAAGCGAGCGGGCAACATCATCGAGCTCAACGACCTGCGCGCGTGGCTCGGCACCGACGCTCTGCGGTTCTCGCTCGCGCGCTACCCGGCCGACTCTCCGCTCACCCTCGACCCCGAGCTGCTGCAGAAGCGCACCAACGACAACCCGGTGTTCTATGTGCAGTACGCCCACGCCCGCACCCATCAGGTCGCGCGCAATGCGGCGGCTGCGGGTGTCACCCGTGAGCAGTTCGACGCATCGCAGCTCATCGACGAGACCGAGAGCGTGCTGCTCGGCGCTCTCGCTGAGTTTCCGCGCATCGTGGCACAGGCCGCGACTTTGCGCGAGCCCCACCGCGTCGCGCGCTATCTCGAAGAGCTCGCCGCGTCGTACCACCGCTGGTACGACACCTGCAGGGTCGCACCACAGGGCGACGAGCCCGTGCAGCCCGTGCACAGTGCGCGACTGTGGCTCAGCGATGCCGCCGGGCAAGTGCTGCGCAACGGCCTGACGCTCATCGGCGTCTCGGCACCCGAAAGGATGTAG
- a CDS encoding RimK family alpha-L-glutamate ligase: MKIAILSRAPRAYSTQRLRAAAVDRGHEVKVLNTLRFAIDLTGPEPDLNFRGRPLSTYDAILPRIGSSITYFGTAVVRQFEQMDVFTPNTANGISNARDKLRATQILSRHNIAMPATAFVRNRADVRPAIERVGGAPVVIKLLEGTQGIGVILAPQVKVAEAIIETLHSTNQNVLIQRFISESRGRDIRALVVGDRVVAAMRRTALGDEFRSNVHRGGSVESVDLPADYARVAVRSAQIMGLRVAGVDMLESDDGPLVMEVNSSPGLQGIETATKLDVAGAIIDYISNEVAFPDIDVRQRLAVSTGYGVAELFVHAGADIVGGTLGESGILDRDITVLTLNRGTTVIPNPRTSQVLQAEDRLLCFGNMEEMRSLIPSRRRRARVRRLPKATPTTAD, encoded by the coding sequence ATGAAAATCGCCATTCTCTCTCGTGCACCGCGCGCCTACTCGACGCAGCGGCTGCGTGCGGCCGCCGTCGACCGCGGCCACGAGGTCAAGGTGCTCAACACCCTGCGCTTCGCGATCGACCTCACGGGGCCCGAGCCCGACCTCAACTTCCGCGGCCGACCGCTCTCGACCTACGACGCGATCCTGCCGCGCATCGGTAGCTCGATCACCTACTTCGGCACGGCCGTCGTGCGGCAGTTCGAGCAGATGGATGTCTTCACTCCGAACACCGCCAACGGCATCAGCAACGCACGCGACAAGCTGCGGGCCACGCAGATTCTCTCGCGGCACAACATCGCCATGCCTGCCACCGCCTTCGTACGCAACCGCGCCGACGTGCGGCCCGCGATCGAGCGCGTCGGTGGTGCGCCGGTCGTCATCAAGCTGCTCGAGGGCACCCAGGGCATCGGCGTGATTCTCGCCCCGCAGGTCAAAGTCGCCGAGGCCATCATCGAGACACTGCACTCGACCAACCAGAACGTGCTCATCCAGCGCTTCATTTCCGAGAGCCGGGGTCGCGACATTCGGGCGCTCGTCGTCGGCGACCGGGTCGTGGCCGCGATGCGTCGCACCGCGCTCGGCGACGAGTTCCGCTCGAACGTGCACCGCGGCGGCTCGGTCGAATCGGTCGACCTGCCCGCCGACTACGCGCGGGTCGCCGTGCGATCGGCCCAGATCATGGGGTTGCGGGTCGCCGGTGTCGACATGCTCGAAAGCGACGACGGGCCGCTCGTCATGGAGGTCAACTCCTCCCCCGGCCTGCAGGGCATAGAGACGGCCACCAAGCTCGACGTGGCCGGCGCGATCATCGACTACATCTCGAACGAGGTGGCGTTTCCGGACATCGACGTTCGCCAGCGTCTCGCCGTGTCGACGGGCTACGGCGTCGCCGAGCTCTTCGTACACGCGGGGGCTGACATCGTTGGGGGCACGCTGGGCGAGTCGGGCATCCTCGACCGCGACATCACGGTGCTCACACTCAACCGCGGCACCACGGTGATTCCCAACCCGCGCACGAGTCAGGTTCTGCAGGCTGAAGACCGGCTTCTCTGCTTCGGCAACATGGAAGAGATGCGGTCGCTCATTCCCAGTCGTCGCCGCAGGGCGCGCGTGCGCCGACTGCCAAAGGCGACGCCCACGACCGCGGACTGA
- a CDS encoding MBL fold metallo-hydrolase gives MSEPMNVQFWGAVGTVTGSRTIVEVDDRRVLVDCGLFQGYKQLRLRNRAPFPVPPESIDAVVLTHAHLDHTGYLPALVRDGFHGPVFCTPGTAELLGLLLPDSGYLLEEEARFAQRKKYSRHEKPTPLYTVADAERALESLVPRPFDTEIDLASGHGSADLTARFVAAGHILGAAQARLTSRGRTVHFSGDLGRDDDALMRAPAALEPAQLVVAESTYGDRQHPDANPEDELGEVVARVAKRGGVVIIPAFAVGRAQALLLHLARLRRRGAIGAVPIYLNSPMAVDATALYRAHPEEHRIDDRDYAEMYELATMVSSVDDSKLLNLRGGPMIIISASGMLTGGRVLHHIAAYGDDPRNAILLTGYQAPGTRGGALAGGADELRIFGRDVPIRAEVVQLQSMSAHADADGVLRWLASGASPGTRVALNHGEPGSVDALRLRIERELDLTVITPEQGQQIEV, from the coding sequence ATGTCTGAGCCGATGAACGTGCAGTTCTGGGGCGCCGTGGGCACCGTGACCGGGTCGAGAACGATTGTCGAGGTCGACGATCGTCGCGTGCTGGTCGACTGCGGGCTCTTTCAGGGCTACAAGCAGTTGCGCCTGCGCAACCGCGCACCTTTTCCGGTGCCGCCCGAGAGCATCGATGCTGTCGTGCTCACCCATGCGCACCTCGATCACACCGGCTACCTACCCGCGCTCGTGCGCGATGGCTTTCACGGTCCGGTGTTCTGCACACCTGGAACGGCAGAACTGCTGGGACTGCTGCTGCCCGACTCGGGCTATCTGCTCGAAGAAGAAGCGCGCTTCGCGCAGCGCAAGAAGTACTCGAGGCACGAGAAACCGACACCGCTGTACACGGTCGCCGATGCCGAACGAGCACTCGAGTCGCTCGTGCCGCGCCCCTTCGACACTGAGATCGACCTCGCCTCCGGCCACGGCAGCGCCGACCTGACGGCACGATTCGTCGCGGCGGGTCACATTCTTGGCGCAGCGCAGGCGCGCCTGACCAGTCGCGGGCGCACGGTGCACTTCTCGGGAGACCTCGGACGCGACGACGACGCGCTCATGCGTGCGCCTGCCGCTCTCGAACCTGCCCAGCTGGTGGTGGCCGAGTCGACCTACGGCGACCGGCAGCACCCCGATGCGAACCCCGAAGACGAGCTCGGCGAAGTAGTGGCGCGGGTCGCAAAACGGGGCGGCGTCGTGATCATTCCGGCGTTCGCGGTCGGCCGCGCACAGGCTCTGCTGCTGCACTTGGCGCGCCTGCGCCGACGGGGCGCGATCGGCGCGGTGCCGATCTACCTCAACAGCCCGATGGCTGTCGACGCCACAGCGCTGTATCGCGCCCACCCCGAAGAGCACCGCATCGACGATCGCGACTACGCCGAGATGTACGAGCTGGCCACCATGGTGAGCTCGGTCGATGACTCGAAACTGCTCAACCTGCGAGGCGGACCGATGATCATCATCTCGGCGAGCGGCATGCTCACGGGTGGTCGCGTGCTGCACCACATCGCTGCCTACGGCGACGACCCGCGCAACGCGATTCTGCTCACGGGGTACCAGGCTCCGGGCACCCGCGGCGGTGCGCTCGCTGGCGGGGCCGACGAACTGCGCATCTTCGGGCGCGACGTGCCGATTCGGGCAGAAGTCGTGCAGCTACAGAGCATGTCGGCGCACGCTGACGCCGATGGCGTTCTGCGCTGGTTGGCATCAGGAGCATCGCCCGGCACCCGCGTCGCGCTGAACCACGGTGAACCAGGGTCGGTCGATGCCTTGAGACTGCGCATCGAGCGTGAGCTCGACCTCACGGTGATCACGCCCGAGCAAGGCCAGCAGATCGAGGTGTGA
- the lysA gene encoding diaminopimelate decarboxylase, with translation MSVNPLAPSWLGDPADAHDLAPQLWPVTAQRDDSGALSIGRVSALDLAARYGTPLYVVDERDARERASRTLNAFRAAAERHGTTATVYYAGKAFLSAEVARWMTAAGLNIDVASGGELAVALAAGTDPARLGLHGNNKSLAEIDRAVSAGVGAIVIDSLLEIERVATAARAHGRVQPVRLRINSGVHAHTHEYLATAREDQKFGIPLAEAPAAVAQIRAHDSLSFLGLHSHIGSQILVVDGFLEAARRLLALHAELLAGGDVPELNLGGGFGIAYVDSDEAPPIEQVADALVAAVDEVRRELGIPMPHLAVEPGRSIIGPAGVTLYTVGTTKDVVVSLDESGEQSAVRRYVSVDGGMSDNARPALYGADYSVRLAGRVSSAEPVLVRLAGKHCESGDIVVQADYLPSDVAPDDLVAVPATGAYCFSLASNYNYLTRPAVVAVRDGEHRVIVHGETVDDLLRRDAVLHPHPQGDTP, from the coding sequence GTGTCCGTCAACCCGCTCGCTCCGTCGTGGCTCGGCGACCCCGCCGACGCGCACGACCTCGCGCCGCAGTTGTGGCCGGTGACGGCGCAACGCGACGACTCGGGGGCGCTCAGCATCGGGAGAGTCTCGGCCCTCGACCTCGCGGCCCGCTACGGCACACCGCTGTACGTCGTCGATGAGCGGGATGCTCGCGAGCGAGCATCCCGAACCCTCAACGCGTTTCGGGCGGCGGCCGAGCGCCACGGCACCACAGCGACCGTCTATTACGCGGGCAAGGCGTTCTTGAGTGCAGAGGTGGCCCGCTGGATGACGGCGGCGGGCCTCAACATCGACGTGGCCAGCGGCGGAGAGCTCGCGGTCGCCCTTGCCGCGGGCACCGACCCCGCCCGCCTCGGACTGCACGGCAACAACAAGTCGCTCGCCGAGATCGATCGGGCCGTTTCGGCAGGCGTCGGCGCGATCGTCATCGACTCGCTGCTCGAGATCGAGCGCGTGGCGACGGCGGCCCGCGCGCACGGCCGAGTGCAGCCAGTGCGGCTGCGCATCAACTCGGGCGTGCACGCGCACACGCACGAGTACCTCGCGACAGCGCGCGAAGACCAGAAGTTCGGCATTCCGCTGGCCGAGGCGCCCGCCGCGGTGGCGCAGATCCGCGCCCACGATTCGCTGAGCTTCCTCGGACTCCACTCGCACATCGGCTCGCAGATTCTCGTCGTCGACGGCTTTCTCGAGGCCGCGCGCCGACTGCTTGCCCTGCACGCCGAGCTGCTCGCCGGGGGAGACGTGCCCGAGCTCAACCTCGGCGGCGGATTCGGCATCGCCTACGTCGACAGCGATGAGGCGCCTCCGATCGAGCAGGTTGCCGACGCGCTCGTCGCGGCTGTCGACGAGGTGCGGCGCGAGCTCGGCATCCCGATGCCGCACCTGGCGGTCGAGCCGGGCCGGTCGATCATCGGGCCCGCGGGCGTCACGCTCTACACGGTCGGCACCACGAAAGATGTCGTCGTGAGCCTCGACGAGAGCGGCGAGCAGTCGGCCGTGCGGCGCTACGTGAGCGTCGACGGCGGCATGAGCGACAACGCGCGGCCGGCGCTCTACGGCGCCGACTACAGCGTGCGCCTCGCGGGCCGAGTCTCGAGCGCCGAGCCCGTGCTCGTGCGCCTCGCCGGCAAGCACTGCGAGAGCGGCGACATCGTCGTGCAGGCCGACTACCTGCCGAGCGATGTCGCGCCTGATGACCTCGTGGCCGTGCCCGCGACGGGCGCTTACTGTTTCTCGCTCGCCAGCAACTACAACTACCTCACCCGCCCCGCGGTCGTCGCCGTTCGCGACGGCGAGCACCGCGTCATCGTGCACGGCGAGACGGTCGACGACCTGCTGCGCAGAGATGCCGTGCTGCATCCTCACCCCCAAGGAGACACCCCGTGA
- a CDS encoding homoserine dehydrogenase, which produces MIEYRNLRVALLGAGSVGAQVADQLLTHRDELAARIGAGIELVGVAVRDVDAPRDTVFPRELLTTDAESLILGSDIVVELMGGLEPARTLILQALNSGADVITANKALLATHGPELFEAAEQVGAQLYYEAAVGGAIPIIRPLRDSLAGDRVERILGIVNGTTNFILDLMDTRGETMENALAIATELGYAEADPTADIGGYDAAQKAGILASLAFHTLVPADAVYREGITEVTLEQVVAARKAGYVVKLLAICERLTDPATGIEGVSARVHPALIPDTHPLAAVHGANNAVFVEAEAAGPLMFYGAGAGGIQTASAVLGDVVSAARRHVVGGPGVAESTHADLPVLPMSAVTTRYQITLVVVDEPGVLAGIAALFQNHGVSVETVQQSVASRDAAGHPEASDAATLVIGTHAASEADLAATVAALTTSSVVHSVTSVLRVEGL; this is translated from the coding sequence GTGATCGAGTACCGCAACCTCCGCGTCGCCCTGCTCGGTGCCGGTAGCGTCGGCGCCCAGGTGGCCGATCAGCTGCTCACGCACCGCGACGAGCTCGCCGCCCGCATCGGCGCCGGCATCGAACTGGTCGGCGTCGCGGTGCGCGATGTGGATGCTCCGCGCGACACCGTCTTCCCGCGCGAGCTGCTCACCACCGACGCCGAGTCGCTCATTCTGGGCTCCGACATCGTCGTCGAGCTCATGGGCGGGCTCGAGCCAGCGCGCACCCTGATTCTGCAGGCCCTGAACTCGGGCGCCGATGTCATCACCGCCAACAAGGCGCTGCTCGCCACCCATGGTCCTGAACTCTTCGAGGCGGCCGAGCAGGTCGGCGCACAGCTGTACTACGAGGCCGCCGTCGGCGGGGCGATCCCCATCATCCGCCCGCTGCGCGATTCGCTCGCCGGCGACCGAGTCGAGCGCATCCTGGGCATCGTCAACGGCACGACCAACTTCATCCTCGACCTCATGGATACGCGCGGCGAGACCATGGAGAACGCGCTCGCGATCGCGACCGAGCTCGGCTATGCCGAGGCCGACCCGACGGCCGATATCGGCGGCTACGACGCGGCGCAGAAGGCAGGCATTCTCGCAAGCCTCGCGTTCCACACTCTTGTGCCCGCCGACGCCGTCTACCGCGAGGGCATCACCGAGGTCACGCTCGAGCAGGTCGTCGCGGCACGCAAGGCGGGCTACGTCGTCAAGCTGCTCGCGATCTGCGAGCGGCTCACCGACCCCGCGACGGGTATCGAGGGCGTGAGCGCCCGCGTGCACCCCGCCCTGATTCCTGACACGCACCCTCTCGCCGCGGTGCACGGTGCCAACAACGCGGTCTTCGTCGAAGCCGAGGCCGCCGGCCCGCTCATGTTCTACGGCGCAGGCGCTGGGGGCATCCAGACCGCTTCGGCCGTGCTCGGCGACGTCGTCTCGGCAGCGCGTCGGCACGTCGTCGGCGGCCCGGGCGTCGCGGAGAGCACGCACGCTGATCTGCCCGTGCTGCCCATGAGCGCCGTGACCACGCGTTACCAGATCACGCTCGTCGTCGTCGACGAGCCGGGCGTGCTCGCGGGCATTGCGGCGCTCTTCCAGAACCACGGTGTCTCGGTCGAGACCGTGCAGCAGTCGGTGGCGAGCCGTGACGCGGCCGGACACCCTGAAGCCTCAGACGCGGCTACCCTGGTGATCGGCACTCACGCAGCGTCGGAGGCCGACCTCGCCGCAACGGTCGCGGCACTGACCACCAGCAGCGTCGTCCACTCGGTGACGAGCGTGCTGCGAGTAGAAGGACTCTGA
- a CDS encoding LmeA family phospholipid-binding protein has product MPDEQQEAVYVETPAPKRRRTGLVVGLVLLGVVIVLAIVAVIAESLARQQASALIADQVRQALALEPEHPVDVVIEGPPVLWQAAGGELEAVQIEVERVAFGELVGDLSLRATGTPLDPQQPTDSLSAVYRVAEVDVAALAGFFSGVVVTDVQLDDREVRFETGFEIFGVQFSIGIGVTPTVENGQLAFSPSSIVINDQVIDAADLQSQFGGLVEPLLATQRVCVAQYLPEALELTAVQVGDDQLLVVFTADDVALGGESFSTRGICP; this is encoded by the coding sequence ATGCCCGACGAGCAGCAGGAAGCCGTCTACGTCGAAACGCCCGCCCCGAAGCGTCGTCGCACCGGCCTCGTCGTCGGGCTTGTGCTGCTGGGCGTCGTCATTGTGCTCGCGATCGTTGCCGTGATCGCCGAGTCGCTCGCCCGCCAGCAGGCCTCGGCACTCATCGCCGATCAGGTGCGGCAGGCGCTCGCACTCGAGCCCGAGCATCCCGTCGATGTTGTGATCGAAGGCCCGCCCGTGCTCTGGCAGGCCGCAGGCGGTGAGCTCGAAGCAGTGCAGATCGAGGTCGAGCGCGTGGCGTTCGGCGAACTCGTCGGCGACCTGTCGTTGCGCGCGACGGGCACCCCGCTCGACCCGCAGCAGCCGACTGACTCGCTCAGCGCCGTCTACCGCGTGGCCGAGGTCGACGTGGCGGCGCTGGCAGGGTTCTTCTCCGGCGTCGTCGTGACCGACGTGCAGCTCGATGATCGCGAGGTGCGGTTCGAGACCGGCTTCGAGATCTTCGGCGTGCAGTTCTCGATCGGCATCGGCGTTACTCCGACCGTCGAGAACGGGCAGCTGGCCTTCAGCCCCTCGAGCATCGTCATCAACGACCAGGTGATCGACGCCGCCGATCTGCAGAGCCAGTTCGGGGGGCTCGTCGAGCCGCTGCTCGCCACGCAGCGCGTCTGCGTCGCGCAGTATCTTCCCGAAGCTCTCGAGCTCACCGCGGTGCAGGTCGGCGACGACCAGTTGCTCGTCGTGTTCACCGCCGACGACGTCGCCCTAGGCGGCGAGAGCTTCTCGACCCGCGGAATCTGCCCCTAG
- a CDS encoding helix-turn-helix domain-containing protein, whose protein sequence is MSDLVTLGQRIRHYRSAAGLTLDQLGERVGVAGSQLSLMENGRREPRVTLLTSIADALDVALGDLLDSAPPSPRAALEIELEKAQRAAHYAALGLPVVRAGRSMPDDVLESIVGLHRALLDRERQAIATPEEARRANTAQRLQMRTLDNYLPEIEELAQQVVAESGHVSGALTHREVGLMAQTLGFELVYVNDLPHSARSVTDLDNGRIYLPPASIPGGHGLRSMALQAIAHRLLNHEVPRSYAEFLRQRLEINYFAAACLMPRDQSVAFLTQAKAERNIAVEDFRDAFGVTHEAAALRFTNLASRHLDLTVHFMRVGGDGAVYKAYENDGLRLPVDVTGSTEGQLVCRRWSARAAFARTNRTTEYYQYTDTPEGTFWESTQIGSGTADEFSITVGVPFADSKWFRGRDTVNRHRSTCPDPSCCRRPDGELADRWQGKVWTSAKLHAHILSPLPSGTFPGVDDQELYRFLDAHAQSPSDRD, encoded by the coding sequence ATGAGCGATCTCGTCACCCTCGGTCAGCGCATTCGCCACTACCGTTCGGCCGCCGGGCTCACGCTCGACCAGCTCGGCGAAAGGGTCGGCGTGGCCGGAAGTCAGCTGTCGCTCATGGAGAACGGCCGTCGTGAACCGCGCGTCACCCTGCTGACATCGATCGCCGATGCTCTCGACGTCGCGCTCGGCGATCTGCTCGACTCTGCCCCGCCGTCACCCCGTGCGGCGCTCGAGATCGAGCTCGAGAAGGCGCAGCGCGCGGCGCACTATGCGGCGCTCGGCCTGCCCGTGGTGCGAGCGGGCCGTTCGATGCCCGACGACGTGCTCGAGTCGATCGTCGGCCTGCACCGTGCTCTGCTCGACCGCGAGCGCCAGGCGATCGCGACGCCTGAAGAGGCTCGCCGCGCGAACACGGCGCAGCGCCTGCAGATGCGCACGCTCGACAATTACTTGCCCGAGATTGAAGAGCTCGCGCAGCAGGTCGTTGCCGAATCGGGTCACGTCAGCGGTGCCCTCACCCATCGCGAGGTCGGCCTCATGGCGCAGACCCTCGGCTTCGAGCTCGTCTACGTCAACGACCTGCCGCATTCGGCTCGATCGGTGACCGACCTCGACAACGGCCGCATCTACTTGCCGCCGGCGTCGATTCCGGGCGGGCACGGTCTGCGCTCGATGGCGCTGCAGGCCATCGCCCACCGTCTGCTGAACCACGAGGTTCCCCGCAGCTATGCCGAGTTCTTGCGGCAGCGCCTCGAGATCAACTACTTCGCGGCGGCCTGCCTCATGCCTCGCGACCAGTCAGTGGCCTTCCTCACCCAGGCGAAGGCCGAGCGAAACATCGCGGTCGAAGACTTCCGCGACGCCTTTGGGGTCACCCACGAGGCGGCGGCACTGCGGTTCACCAACCTCGCGTCGCGTCACCTCGATCTCACCGTGCACTTCATGCGCGTCGGCGGCGACGGCGCCGTCTACAAGGCTTATGAGAACGACGGTCTACGGCTGCCCGTCGACGTGACGGGGTCGACCGAGGGTCAGTTGGTCTGCCGCCGCTGGAGCGCCCGGGCGGCCTTCGCGCGCACCAACCGCACGACCGAGTACTACCAATACACCGACACCCCGGAGGGCACGTTCTGGGAGTCGACGCAGATCGGCTCCGGCACCGCCGACGAGTTCTCGATCACGGTCGGCGTGCCCTTCGCCGACTCGAAGTGGTTTCGTGGGCGCGACACGGTCAACCGTCATCGCTCGACGTGCCCCGACCCGTCATGCTGCCGCCGCCCCGACGGAGAGCTCGCCGATCGCTGGCAGGGCAAAGTCTGGACGAGCGCGAAGCTGCACGCGCACATCCTGTCTCCGTTGCCGAGCGGCACGTTTCCGGGCGTCGACGATCAAGAGCTCTATCGATTCCTGGATGCCCACGCGCAGTCGCCATCTGACCGCGACTGA